A genomic region of Barnesiella viscericola DSM 18177 contains the following coding sequences:
- the guaB gene encoding IMP dehydrogenase: MSFVAEKVVMDGLTFDDVLLIPAYSEVLPREVELSTQFSRNIRLNIPLVSAAMDTVTEAELAIAIAREGGIGVIHKNMTIEAQARQVHAVKRAENGMIYDPVTIKCGSTVREALAMMSEYHIGGIPVVNEDKILVGIVTNRDLRFERDLDRLIDEVMTKDHLVTTSQSTDLQQAADILQKHKIEKLPVVDKEGHLIGLVTYKDITKAKDKPFACKDKLGRLRVAAGVGVTVDSMTRVDALVEAGADAIVIDTAHGHTKGVVGVLKDIKAKYPDIDVVVGNIATGEAARYLVDAGADGVKVGIGPGSICTTRVIAGVGVPQLSAVYDVAKALKGTGVPLIADGGIRYSGDIVKALAAGAYSVMLGGMLAGVEESPGETIIFNGRKYKSYRGMGSLEAMEKGSKDRYFQANETDTKKLVPEGIAARVPFKGSLYEVVYQMVGGLRAGMGYCGAKDIEALHNAKFTRITNAGVAESHPHDVTITSEAPNYSRG; encoded by the coding sequence ATGTCATTTGTTGCAGAAAAAGTGGTGATGGACGGATTAACGTTTGACGATGTTTTGTTAATCCCCGCTTACTCCGAAGTCCTTCCGCGTGAAGTCGAGCTATCGACACAGTTTTCACGAAATATCCGATTAAATATTCCTTTGGTTTCGGCCGCCATGGATACGGTTACCGAAGCCGAGTTGGCAATCGCCATTGCCCGCGAAGGCGGTATTGGTGTTATTCACAAAAACATGACTATCGAGGCTCAGGCCCGGCAGGTACATGCCGTGAAGCGTGCCGAGAACGGTATGATTTACGACCCGGTTACCATCAAGTGCGGCTCGACGGTGCGCGAAGCGCTGGCCATGATGAGCGAGTATCACATCGGTGGTATTCCCGTAGTCAATGAGGACAAGATATTGGTAGGCATCGTGACCAATCGCGACTTGCGGTTTGAGCGCGATCTCGACCGACTTATCGACGAGGTGATGACCAAGGACCACTTGGTGACGACCTCGCAGTCGACCGACCTGCAACAGGCTGCCGACATTCTGCAAAAGCACAAAATCGAGAAGTTGCCCGTAGTCGACAAGGAGGGCCACTTGATAGGCTTGGTGACTTACAAGGATATTACCAAAGCCAAGGACAAACCGTTTGCCTGCAAGGACAAGTTGGGCCGTCTGCGGGTGGCTGCGGGCGTAGGTGTCACGGTCGACTCGATGACACGTGTCGACGCTCTGGTCGAGGCTGGTGCCGATGCCATCGTGATTGATACGGCTCACGGCCATACCAAAGGTGTAGTGGGCGTGCTGAAAGATATCAAAGCCAAATATCCCGATATAGACGTAGTGGTAGGTAACATCGCTACCGGCGAGGCTGCCCGCTATCTGGTCGATGCCGGAGCCGACGGCGTAAAGGTAGGTATTGGCCCGGGTTCCATCTGTACGACCCGTGTCATTGCCGGTGTGGGTGTGCCCCAGTTGTCGGCCGTGTACGATGTGGCCAAGGCGTTGAAAGGTACGGGTGTGCCCCTGATTGCCGACGGTGGCATTCGCTATTCGGGCGATATTGTCAAGGCCCTCGCAGCCGGAGCCTACTCGGTGATGCTGGGTGGTATGCTGGCCGGTGTCGAGGAGTCGCCGGGCGAGACCATCATCTTCAACGGACGTAAATACAAGTCTTACCGCGGTATGGGTTCGCTCGAAGCCATGGAGAAAGGGTCGAAGGATCGTTACTTCCAGGCCAACGAAACCGATACGAAGAAACTGGTGCCCGAGGGTATTGCCGCCCGTGTGCCCTTCAAGGGCTCGCTCTACGAGGTGGTTTACCAGATGGTAGGCGGTTTGCGTGCCGGTATGGGCTATTGTGGAGCCAAAGATATTGAGGCCCTGCATAATGCCAAGTTTACCCGCATTACCAATGCCGGAGTCGCCGAGAGTCACCCCCACGATGTGACCATCACTAGCGAGGCTCCCAATTACAGTCGGGGATAA